A genomic stretch from Erigeron canadensis isolate Cc75 chromosome 9, C_canadensis_v1, whole genome shotgun sequence includes:
- the LOC122583099 gene encoding uncharacterized protein LOC122583099 → MVKINNVGIDNLLKGEVRNGTEISFWLDRWACNESLRSRFPVLFKLERDKIARVAERFSLEENRFNGAWNWERSPSDPATVCELDSLTRLLNGITIDNKPERWTWLGGVDNVLSIQNVKDFLLGDKDFSDRFVFDWINWVPKNCNVFMWRVSMDRIPTMVAMRARNCFALDPVCVLCGEEDETVEHLFCKCETAARVWHFISKWCKTAPFFIFDIKDLPEFHETLRKDKKEKDVLKGLIIISCWCI, encoded by the coding sequence ATGGTTAAAATCAACAATGTGGGTATTGATAACCTTCTAAAAGGAGAGGTGAGAAACGGTACTGAGATTAGTTTCTGGCTTGATAGATGGGCCTGTAACGAGTCACTTCGATCCAGATTTCCAGTTTTGTTCAAATTGGAAAGAGATAAAATAGCTAGGGTGGCAGAGAGATTTAGTTTGGAGGAAAATAGATTTAATGGGGCTTGGAATTGGGAGAGATCACCTTCTGACCCAGCTACAGTTTGCGAACTGGATAGCCTTACCAGGTTGCTCAATGGGATAACAATCGACAACAAACCGGAGAGGTGGACTTGGTTGGGAGGAGTCGATAACGTTTTAAGCATTCAGAATGTTAAAGACTTCCTTCTTGGCGACAAGGACTTCAGTGACAGGTTTGTGTTCGATTGGATTAACTGGGTGCCTAAGAACTGTAATGTGTTTATGTGGAGAGTGTCAATGGATCGCATACCCACTATGGTAGCGATGCGGGCTCGTAACTGTTTTGCTTTGGACCCGGTTTGTGTGCTTTGtggtgaagaagatgaaacaGTTGAGCATCTTTTTTGCAAGTGCGAAACGGCTGCTCGGGTTTGGCATTTTATCAGCAAATGGTGTAAAACTGCACCATTTTTTATCTTCGACATAAAAGATCTACCGGAGTTTCACGAAACATTGAGGAAAGACAAAAAGGAAAAGGATGTTCTGAAGGGATTAATCATCATAAGCTGCTGGTGCATCTAG
- the LOC122580903 gene encoding uncharacterized protein LOC122580903 isoform X1, whose amino-acid sequence MVAVSLGVGLFVWVEDPAEAWIDGEVIGVTGEEMKVASTSGKTVVAKSSNVCPKDAKAPPCGVNDMTKLAYLHEPVVNRVMINEGISQSILVSGESGVGKTENAKQLVRSLSYVGGRAATDGRSIEQKVRLGKIEFTKGKEMDSSTPKDEKSWLHLKTAAELLMEMDPKKVVVDIISDDDHKWLTTLLKDVDDDVYKDDDKVIMVVNENKKYVVKNLKVKLEVKDCLFVDDTKDIDDGECVVLGNDPNENLEVKNDGGECKKGGVDEDEDEDIVIISEKGQVACRDYPHSRHLCVNFPFSTTPNQSHCKQCYCYVCDSLAPCVYWGNGSATTDHCHATDKDSIWRLARENARNDSKGIQPVEQPLRVDPQRLAPAIVQPQKLITRPNSILGPCAPNFRDSDELPNSCRKTQVVTNNKGKWNDEVQCNTQKTRYEMKCILANRSK is encoded by the exons ATG GTGGCAGTCAGTCTTGGAGTCGGATTATTTGTCTGGGTCGAGGATCCAGCTGAAGCTTGGATAGATGGAGAAGTTATTGGGGTCACTGGTGAAGAGATGAAGGTTGCATCTACTTCAGGCAAGACG GTTGTTGCTAAGTCATCAAATGTATGTCCTAAAGATGCCAAAGCACCACCATGCGGAGTGAATGACATGACAAAGCTGGCTTATTTGCATGAACCAGTGGTAAAccg AGTTATGATCAATGAAGGGATAAGTCAGTCAATTTTGGTTAGTGGAGAGAGTGGGGTTGGTAAAACTGAAAATGCGAAACAACTAGTGCGGTCTCTTTCTTACGTGGGAGGTAGAGCTGCTACTGATGGAAGGAGTATTGAACAGAAAGTTCGTTTGGGCAAGATAGAATTTACGAAAGGGAAGGAAATGGATTCATCTACTCCCAAAGATGAAAAATCTTGGTTGCACCTAAAAACAGCTGCGGAGCTTTTAAT GGAGATGGATCCAAAGAAAGTGGTAGTTGATATAATTTCAGATGATGATCATAAATGGCTAACAACGCTTTTaaaggatgttgatgatgatgtatATAAGGATGATGATAAAGTTATTATGGTGGTTAatgagaataaaaaatatgtagtCAAGAATTTGAAAGTGAAATTGGAAGTTAAAGACTGTTTATTTGTTGATGATACTAAGGATATTGATGATGGTGAATGTGTTGTTCTTGGGAATGATCCAAACGAGAATTTGGAAGTTAAGAATGATGGTGGTGAGTGTAAAAAAGGCGGTGTtgatgaggatgaggatgaggaCATAGTCATTATTAGCGAAAAGGGACAG GTTGCATGCCGAGATTATCCTCATTCAAGGCATCTTTGTGTCAATTTCCCCTTCTCCACTACCCCTAATCAAAGTCACTGCAAACAG TGCTACTGTTATGTTTGTGACTCTCTTGCTCCATGTGTCTATTGGGGCAATGGCAGTGCAACTACCGATCATTGTCATGCGACAGATAAGGACAGTATATGGAGACTCGCTAGGGAAAACGCCAGGAACGATAGCAAAGGCATCCAACCTGTTGAACAACCCCTCCGTGTGGACCCTCAGAGATTAGCACCGGCTATAGTTCAACCTCAAAAGTTGATTACACGTCCCAACTCGATTCTTGGTCCCTGCGCACCAAACTTTCGAGACTCTGATGAGCTGCCAAATTCATGTCGTAAAACGCAAGTGGTCACAAACAATAAAGGGAAGTGGAATGATGAAGTGCAATGCAATACGCAAAAAACTAGGTATGAGATGAAATGTATATTAGCCAACCGTAGTAAGTAG
- the LOC122580903 gene encoding uncharacterized protein LOC122580903 isoform X2 produces the protein MINEGISQSILVSGESGVGKTENAKQLVRSLSYVGGRAATDGRSIEQKVRLGKIEFTKGKEMDSSTPKDEKSWLHLKTAAELLMEMDPKKVVVDIISDDDHKWLTTLLKDVDDDVYKDDDKVIMVVNENKKYVVKNLKVKLEVKDCLFVDDTKDIDDGECVVLGNDPNENLEVKNDGGECKKGGVDEDEDEDIVIISEKGQVACRDYPHSRHLCVNFPFSTTPNQSHCKQCYCYVCDSLAPCVYWGNGSATTDHCHATDKDSIWRLARENARNDSKGIQPVEQPLRVDPQRLAPAIVQPQKLITRPNSILGPCAPNFRDSDELPNSCRKTQVVTNNKGKWNDEVQCNTQKTRYEMKCILANRSK, from the exons ATGATCAATGAAGGGATAAGTCAGTCAATTTTGGTTAGTGGAGAGAGTGGGGTTGGTAAAACTGAAAATGCGAAACAACTAGTGCGGTCTCTTTCTTACGTGGGAGGTAGAGCTGCTACTGATGGAAGGAGTATTGAACAGAAAGTTCGTTTGGGCAAGATAGAATTTACGAAAGGGAAGGAAATGGATTCATCTACTCCCAAAGATGAAAAATCTTGGTTGCACCTAAAAACAGCTGCGGAGCTTTTAAT GGAGATGGATCCAAAGAAAGTGGTAGTTGATATAATTTCAGATGATGATCATAAATGGCTAACAACGCTTTTaaaggatgttgatgatgatgtatATAAGGATGATGATAAAGTTATTATGGTGGTTAatgagaataaaaaatatgtagtCAAGAATTTGAAAGTGAAATTGGAAGTTAAAGACTGTTTATTTGTTGATGATACTAAGGATATTGATGATGGTGAATGTGTTGTTCTTGGGAATGATCCAAACGAGAATTTGGAAGTTAAGAATGATGGTGGTGAGTGTAAAAAAGGCGGTGTtgatgaggatgaggatgaggaCATAGTCATTATTAGCGAAAAGGGACAG GTTGCATGCCGAGATTATCCTCATTCAAGGCATCTTTGTGTCAATTTCCCCTTCTCCACTACCCCTAATCAAAGTCACTGCAAACAG TGCTACTGTTATGTTTGTGACTCTCTTGCTCCATGTGTCTATTGGGGCAATGGCAGTGCAACTACCGATCATTGTCATGCGACAGATAAGGACAGTATATGGAGACTCGCTAGGGAAAACGCCAGGAACGATAGCAAAGGCATCCAACCTGTTGAACAACCCCTCCGTGTGGACCCTCAGAGATTAGCACCGGCTATAGTTCAACCTCAAAAGTTGATTACACGTCCCAACTCGATTCTTGGTCCCTGCGCACCAAACTTTCGAGACTCTGATGAGCTGCCAAATTCATGTCGTAAAACGCAAGTGGTCACAAACAATAAAGGGAAGTGGAATGATGAAGTGCAATGCAATACGCAAAAAACTAGGTATGAGATGAAATGTATATTAGCCAACCGTAGTAAGTAG